In Oryza glaberrima chromosome 8, OglaRS2, whole genome shotgun sequence, the following are encoded in one genomic region:
- the LOC127782259 gene encoding HSP-interacting protein-like, producing MGKPAAAKKPPASAAVDGDEEVFLELSRELKEEGGRLFNRRDYEGAAFKYDKAVQLLPSGGHADAAAHLRTCVAQCYMRMAPAEHHRAIHECNLALEAAPRYSRALLRRAACFQALDRPDLAWEDVRTVLAWEPANRAAREISDKVRAALEEKGVLVLEKEPVPPPPEHKAVSAKGQGKLKKSHKQCDSAIEGQELIHVEDYEQSEKTELKINGQENGENRAGKEQFDCNVPVKQEIRTDQPEANGVGKHQYHMDDKENKGLDKEGKNGKPGKHSAGKKIRRADAKKQKHSAMEPVHHAEENRHERYTETSVHVKEAMKDLKLVFGEDIRCAQMPANCNLSQLRDIVQNKFPSLKALLIKYKDKEGDLVTITSSDELRWAYSLADLEGPIRLYIVAVDPAQELGVDVVRRRSSFASLEKAYYSMSENGSSRHDDDHNCSIDDWMIQFARLFKNHLGFDSDSYLDLHDLGMRLYYEAMEDTVESEEAQEIFQVAELKFQEMAALALFNWGNVHMASARKRPPLSDDASMECILEQVKVAYEWACAEYAKAGAKYGEAVKTKPDFFEGLIALGQQQFEQAKLCWYYALACKIDMGTEVLGLFNHAEDNMEKGMGMWEGMENTRLRGLSKPSKEKAIFEKMGIDGYMKDMSSDEAFEQASSIRSHVNILWGTILYERSVVEFILGLPSWEESLTVAIEKFKTGGASPADINVMVKNHSANETTQEGLSFKVEEIVQAWNEMYDAKKWRNGVPSFRLEPIFRRRAPKLHHMLEHIHYA from the exons ATGGGGAAGCCGGCGGCAGCCAAGaagccgccggcgagcgcggcggtcgacggcgacgaggaggtgtTCCTGGAGCTGTCGCGGGAGCTCAAGGAGGAGGGCGGCAGGCTGTTCAACCGGAGGGACTACGAGGGCGCCGCCTTCAAGTACGACAAGGCGGTCCAGCTCCTCCCCAGCGGCGGccacgccgacgcggcggcgcaccTCCGGACCTGCGTCGCGCAGTGCTACATGCGGATGGCCCCCGCCGAGCACCACCGCGCCATCCACGAGTGCAACCTCGCGCTGGAGGCGGCGCCCAGGTACAGCAGGGCGCTGCTGCGGCGGGCCGCCTGCTTCCAGGCGCTGGACCGGCCGGACCTGGCTTGGGAGGACGTCCGGACCGTGCTTGCCTGGGAGCCGGCTAACCGCGCCGCGCGGGAGATCTCCGACAAGGTCAGGGCGGCATTGGAGGAGAAGGGCGTTCTTGTCTTGGAGAAGGaacccgtgccgccgccgccggagcacaAGGCTGTTAGTGCGAAGGGACAGGGGAAGTTGAAGAAATCTCATAAACAGTGTGATTCTGCTATTGAGGGGCAGGAGCTGATTCATGTCGAAGATTATGAGCAAAGTGAGAAAACAGAGCTGAAGATTAATGGTCAGGAGAATGGAGAAAATCGTGCCGGGAAGGAGCAATTTGATTGTAATGTACCTGTCAAGCAAGAAATTCGAACCGACCAGCCGGAAGCAAATGGAGTAGGAAAACATCAATATCATATGGACGATAAGGAAAACAAGGGTTTAGATAAGGAAGGAAAGAATGGCAAACCAGGGAAGCACAGTGCAGGAAAGAAAATTAGGCGTGCTGACGCCAAGAAGCAAAAGCATTCCGCTATGGAGCCAGTGCATCATGCTGAGGAAAATCGTCATGAGCGTTACACGGAGACCAGTGTCCATGTCAAGGAAGCAATGAAGGATCTGAAGCTGGTCTTTGGGGAGGACATTAGATGTGCTCAAATGCCAGCTAACTGCAATCTGTCACAATTGAGAGACATAGTTCAAAACAAGTTTCCATCGTTGAAAGCGTTGCTTATTAAATATAAGGACAAGGAAGGTGACTTGGTGACGATCACTTCATCGGATGAGCTTAGATGGGCCTACAGCTTGGCAGATCTGGAAGGGCCAATTCGACTGTACATTGTAGCGGTTGATCCTGCACAAGAGCTAGGTGTGGATGTGGTCAGGAGACGCTCTTCATTTGCCTCATTAGAGAAAGCTTATTATAGCATGTCGGAGAATGGGAGCAGTAGGCATGATGATGATCACAACTGCTCTATTGATGACTGGATGATACAATTTGCTCGGCTATTCAAGAACCATCTTGGTTTTGATTCCGACTCTTATTTGGATCTCCACGACCTTGGCATGAGATTGTACTATGAAGCTATGGAAGACACTGTTGAAAGTGAAGAAGCACAGGAAATATTTCAAGTTGCAGAGCTAAAATTCCAGGAAATGGCAGCATTGGCTCTGTTCAACTGGGGCAATGTTCACATGGCTTCTGCGAGAAAAAGGCCTCCCTTGTCAGACGATGCTTCAATGGAATGTATACTTGAGCAGGTTAAGGTTGCTTATGAATGGGCTTGTGCGGAATATGCCAAAGCGGGCGCGAAGTATGGAGAAGCTGTGAAAACAAAACCAGATTTTTTTGAAGGTCTTATTGCACTTGGGCAGCAGCAGTTTGAGCAGGCCAAGCTCTGTTGGTATTATGCTCTTGCATGTAAGATAGACATGGGAACTGAGGTTTTGGGATTATTTAACCATGCAGAGGATAATATGGAAAAGGGAATGGGGATGTGGGAGGGAATGGAAAATACACGCTTGAGGGGGCTCTCAAAACCAAGTAAGGAGAAGGCCATATTTGAGAAGATGGGCATAGATGGATACATGAAGGATATGTCTTCCGATGAAGCATTTGAACAGGCTTCTAGTATCCGATCGCATGTAAATATTTTGTGGGGCACCATTCTTTATGAACGTTCTGTAGTGGAATTTATCTTGGGACTTCCTAGTTGGGAGGAGTCTCTAACGGTtgctatagaaaaatttaagaCTGGAGGTGCTTCTCCCGCAGACATCAATGTGATGGTAAAAAACCATTCTGCTAATGAAACTACTCAAGAAG GACTGAGTTTTAAGGTTGAAGAAATAGTTCAAGCATGGAATGAAATGTATGATGCAAAGAAGTGGAGAAATGGAGTGCCATCTTTCCGACTTGAGCCAATATTCCGACGTAGAGCTCCAAAGTTGCATCATATGCTGGAGCATATACACTATGCTTGA